The nucleotide window CACTGCGATGGGCTCGGCCAACACGGCGCAATTTGACAAGTTCTGGCGTGCTTTCCGCTATAAAAAGGGGCTCATTATCGACGTGCGCGGCAACGGCGGGGGCTGGACCGAGTATTTCCTCATCGATAAACTGGAACGAAAGATGGTGGCCTACAACTGTCTGAAGGAAATGGTCCCCTTCCGTTATCCAGGCAGCGTTTCCAATGCCCACCTCGTGGTGCTCACCAACGAGTACAACGGGTCGGATGGCGAGGCCTTTGTGCAGCATTTCAAAGCGCGCAAGTTGGGCACAGTGATCGGGACGCCGTCCTGGGGTGGTCTGGTGGGCATCGTCAATGGGCAGACTACCATCGACAACGGGCTAGTGCACCAGTCGAACAACGCCTTCTACGGGCGGGAAGGTCAGTGGTGGGTAGAGAACCACGGCGCAGATCCGGACATCCTTGTGGAGAATGACCCTGCTTCAGAAATGGCCGGCCATGATAAGCAACTCGAGACAGCCATTGCATTCCTGTTGGAGAAGATCAAGGCCGAGCCGTTTGTCTTCCCGGAGAAGCCGCCGTATCCGAAGAGGTAGAGAAGCCGATGACCTGGGCCTTGGTAACCTAAGGGTTGATCAGACCTGGCTTCTAAGGGCTCATTCGAGGTGTTGCTCTGACACAGTGGGCATACGCGAGGGCCGCGCTGCGCAGGCTCGGAGAAGGGAGGTGAGAATCATGGCAACCGTCTGGCGGATATTCGTGGCCACGGCTGTCGTGCTCGCCACAGGAGGCTTTGTTGCGCTGCGCGTCAAGGGTGGGCAGGCACCTGTTTTCCAAAGAGTGGGCATGTTCTTGCTTCTAATGGCGGCTGGGACGGCGGTTTTCCCGTCGTTCTTGTCAACTGTTGGCCCTATGATCTGGGCCGGCAGGTACGCGTCCTTCGTGGTCCTGATCACGACGGTCATGACGGTGAGTGCCCTACTCAAAGCCCGGCCTCTTGTCGACTAGGTTGGCGTCCATCGCGACGAGTCCGTCGCCGGGAGAGTGAAATCGGTGACCGGCGGTCCAACACGGCGCTGCACCCGACGAGCCGCTGCTGGCTGGTTGCGAGGGCGTGACCGAGCAGCATTTGGAGCGACTGCCACAGGTGCGCCGTGCTTGAACTGGAGACTCGTGACGCGGACGCGGAACTGGAGTTTGAACTGGCCTATCAGCGGTCTCTGACCACCCAGTAGCGTTTCGAGATGATGGTGCGCAGGTCGCGAGAGATTGCCGAGGTGTTGTTGAGGCGCGGACATCGAAAGCCTGTTGAAGTCGTTAAGCGCTCATGAAGTGCGTTACGTGGTAGTCGGGGCTACGGCTTTTCCCGTCCACGTCTATGCCCGCGCTACTTTGGACGTAGATCTTTTTGTTGACCCGACGCCGGAAAGCGCCCGCCGGACCCTTGCAGCCCTCGAAGAGGTCGGCCATGATGTAAGCCATCTGCGCGTTGACGATCTTTTGACGAAGTGTTGATCCGTCAATACGTGCTGGAAACTGAGATTCATCCATTTGTGGCAGGTGTAACGTTCGAGGGGGTGTGAAAGAGGCGAGTTGTCGAACGCATCGGTGATACAGCCGAGAACTTTGCCAGCCTTGATGACTTGATCCGGATGAAGGAAGCAGCAGAGCGCCCGCAAGACAGAGAGGACCTGCGCGTGCTCAGGAAGCTAAGGGAGGGGAAGACGCGGTAGACGGGAGGTCTATCTGCCATGTGGAGGAACTCTTGTGGGGCGATGGTGCTTGCCAGCCACGAACAGTGGGGGAGGGGTTCAACAAGGGAGTTGGAGTGCATAAGGTGATGAGCTGAGCTGCTTTTCCACGCGCCTGCGAACTCCGGGCGCACGAGGGCGGCCAGCGAAGTGAAGAGAGCAGGACTGTAACGCGGATCGACTGGATCTAAAGACAGGAGGAGCATGCGTGAATCTTCTCGGACTGCACCTCATCGACTGGGCAATCATTCTCGTGTACTTTGCCACCATGGTCTTCATTGGGACCTGGACACGACGCCGGGTCAAGGATACCCGCGATTTCTATCAGGGAGGCCGCAGCTTTGGCAAGTTCTTGACCACCGCCATGCACTTTGGCACCATCACCAGCGCCGATCAGGCGGCCGGCGTGGCGCGCGAGATCTACCGCCAGGGTCTTTCGGGCATGTGGTTCCAGAATCTGCCCCTGCTGTTCACCCCGTTCTACTGGTTTGTATCGGTTCTACAGAGGCGAGCGCGGTACGTGGGCCCCGGAGATATTTACCTGCATCGTTTTGAGAGTAAATTCCTTGCAGGGCTTTTTGCCCTCTACGTCCTCTTGAGCGCCATCTACGGCGGCTCCATCGGCTATCTCCTCACCGGCAAGACACTGCAAGCGATGATGGTCAAGCCGGAGAGCGAGTACACCGTCCAGGAGCGCCAGAGTGTTGCTGAGTTCAACGAGCTCCAGACCCTGCAGCAGAAGCAAAGCTATGGCGAGCTGAGTGATCAGGAGAAAGAGCGCCTGGCTGTCTTGCAGGAGAAGATGAAGCGCAAAGAACTGCACGCCTACATCTCCTATTTGGACCTGGATGTCTTCTTCGTCATCTACGCGTTGATCGTCGGCAGCTACACCGTGCTGGGTGGACTCTTTGCCGCCGTGCTCAACGACGTGATCCAGAGCATGATGATCTTGATTCTGTCATTTATGTTGCTGCCGGTGGGTCTGCATGCTCTTGGCGGGTTCCGGGGTCTGCACGC belongs to candidate division KSB1 bacterium and includes:
- a CDS encoding nucleotidyltransferase — protein: MKSLSAHEVRYVVVGATAFPVHVYARATLDVDLFVDPTPESARRTLAALEEVGHDVSHLRVDDLLTKC